In Gossypium raimondii isolate GPD5lz chromosome 12, ASM2569854v1, whole genome shotgun sequence, a single window of DNA contains:
- the LOC105764095 gene encoding uncharacterized protein LOC105764095, with amino-acid sequence MSKSGTCYYSVLGICEQASPSEIREAYRRQALKWHPDRWMKNPNVSGEAKKRFQQIQEAYSVLSDKGKRKIYDAGLLGLLTDDDDEGFLNFMQEMVLMMQNVESKEGNSLEDLQGSLMDMMAEDERRIFGFEWDSSQNAKKRARFC; translated from the exons ATGTCCAAATCTGGAACTTGTTATTATTCAGTTCTTGGAATTTGTGAACAAGCTTCCCCTTCTGAAATTCGTGAAGCTTATCGTAGACAGGCtttg AAATGGCATCCTGATAGATGGATGAAAAACCCCAATGTATCAGGTGAAGCTAAGAAACGATTTCAACAGATTCAAGAGGCTTATTCAG TTTTGTCGGATAAAGGAAAGAGAAAGATTTATGACGCTGGGTTGTTGGGTCTACTTACAGACGATGATGATGAA GGGTTTCTTAACTTCATGCAAGAAATGGTTTTGATGATGCAAAATGTGGAGTCAAAG GAAGGAAACAGCTTGGAGGATCTTCAAGGATCGTTAATGGATATGATGGCTGAAGATGAAAGACGaatatttggatttgaatgGGATTCTTCTCAAAATGCTAAGAAGAGAGCACGTTTTTGCTGA